Proteins from one Bacteroidota bacterium genomic window:
- a CDS encoding DUF1684 domain-containing protein — translation MIRKRVKFMTGAIALVFVAGFYFGQQEMQYQKMLGNQQLWVESRTADLLKVESSWLNLAGLFWLEEGAWSMGASVDNDFILKEGNAPANLGAFIRDGDAVSFRIAPDAAVLVDSVAVEPAEIAMQDDEGGYGDPTIISHGPLQWWVISRDGKLGVRVRNMESSHLANFEGIDRFDFDAAWNLSAQFLPFDEPRLFEYPTILGTMREEAAPGVLVFEHDGQQFEMIPFERKEGSVLFLVFGDVTNTTQTYEGGRFLYVDMPDETGKTTIDFNRAYNPPCAFSPYSTCPQPLRQNRLSVIVDAGEKRYKKPA, via the coding sequence ATGATCCGAAAACGAGTCAAATTTATGACCGGTGCAATTGCGCTGGTCTTTGTTGCTGGATTCTATTTTGGTCAGCAAGAAATGCAGTATCAAAAAATGCTGGGAAATCAGCAGTTATGGGTTGAATCCCGGACGGCAGATTTGCTCAAGGTTGAATCAAGCTGGCTCAATCTTGCCGGCCTGTTTTGGCTTGAAGAAGGCGCCTGGAGCATGGGTGCATCAGTTGACAATGATTTTATACTGAAAGAGGGCAACGCGCCGGCAAACCTGGGCGCATTTATTCGCGACGGAGATGCTGTGTCCTTCCGGATTGCGCCAGACGCTGCTGTATTGGTTGACAGCGTGGCTGTGGAGCCGGCCGAGATTGCTATGCAAGATGATGAGGGTGGGTACGGCGACCCGACAATAATATCCCATGGCCCCCTGCAATGGTGGGTCATTTCCAGAGACGGAAAGCTGGGGGTAAGGGTGCGCAACATGGAAAGTAGTCATCTCGCAAATTTTGAGGGGATTGATCGATTTGATTTTGACGCAGCGTGGAATCTCTCTGCCCAATTCCTGCCTTTCGACGAGCCGCGACTCTTTGAATACCCAACCATTCTCGGGACCATGCGGGAAGAGGCTGCGCCAGGGGTGTTAGTGTTTGAGCACGATGGACAGCAATTCGAGATGATTCCTTTTGAACGAAAAGAAGGATCGGTGCTCTTTCTTGTTTTTGGGGATGTGACCAACACAACGCAAACCTATGAAGGCGGGCGGTTCTTGTATGTAGATATGCCGGATGAGACGGGTAAAACAACCATTGATTTCAACCGTGCCTACAACCCACCATGTGCCTTTTCGCCGTATTCAACCTGTCCGCAGCCGTTAAGGCAGAATAGGTTGTCTGTCATTGTGGATGCAGGGGAGAAGCGGTATAAGAAGCCAGCGTGA